One Candidatus Neomarinimicrobiota bacterium genomic window, GCTTTTTCCTGTCCCACTTTTTCCCATGACCACGAGACTTTGGCCATCATCAACCTTTATACTGGCCCCAGACAGTACATTGAGATCGCCGAACGATTTATGGAGATTTTTAATTTCGATCATACCGATACATTTCTGAATCAGATCGTTTTCATGGATTTAGATGTCGTCCAATTCCGCTCTGAACTCTTTAACATCTTCGAATTTCCGATAAACACTGGCAAACCGGACATAGGCAATTTCATCAAGATCTTTCAGATGCTTCATTACCAGTTCGCCAACATCTTTTGCATGAACTTCAGAAGATCCAAAAGTATTTACATCCTGTATCACCAAATCTACAGTTTGACTCATCTGAGTACTGTTCACAGGTCTTTTGCTACATGCTATTGCTATACTTTTAAGAATTTTTTCACGGTCAAATGGTTCACGTCGCTGATTGCTTTTAATGACCAGCAAGGGTTGTGTCTCGACATATTCATAGGTTGTGAAACGGTATGAACAGCTCCCACACTCCCGACGACGTCGAATTGCACGACCATCCTGGGTGTGACGGGAATCAATTACTCGAGTATCACCCTGTTGACATTGTGGACAATTCATACGTTTTACTCGACATCCTGATAGTGAGGGAAGTCTTTGACAAGTCCCTGCACCTTGGATCGGACTGATTGATTGACACTTTCATTGTCTGGGTCAGAAATCACATCATTGATATATCCTGCAATCAATTTCATCTCATTTTCCTTAAAACCACGGGTGGTTAAGGCTGCAGTTCCAATGCGAATACCACTTGTAATGAGTGGGCTCCGCTGATCAAAGGGAACCATATTTTTATTGGTGGTCATCCCAGCATCTTCCAGAAGACGCTCAGCCTTTTTGCCACTAATATTATTCGCAGTTAAATCAATAAGAAGTAAGTGGTTATCCGTTCCACCAGAGATCAGCTTAAAACCATATTCATGGAGAGCAAGACCCAAGGCTTTTGCGTTAGAGATCACCTGCTTTGCATACGTTTTAAATGATGGTTCCAGTGCTTCTCCAAAGGCCACTGCCTTGGCAGCAATAACATGCATGAGCGGACCACCTTGAATGCCTGGCATCACAGTACTGTCCAGCAGCTCACTCATCATTTTGGTGCGACCACTTTTTGGAGCAACAATGCCGAATGAATTTTCAAAATCTTTGCCCATCATCACCAAGCCACCGCGGGGTCCACGAAGGGTTTTATGGGTGGTTGAGGTGACTACATGACAGTGTGGCATGGGACTAGGATGCTCCCCGGCTGCAATCAATCCTGCGGGATGAGCAACATCAGCCATGAGAAAGGCACCAACTTCATCTGCAATCTCTCTAAATAATTTAAAATCATAGTGTCTGGGGTATGCAGAACCACCAGCTATGATCATTTTGGGTCCATGCTTTTTAGCCTGGTCACGAACCATATCATAATCGATGTAGCCTGTTTCAGCGTTCACACCATAGGCAACTATCTTGTAAAATTTACCTGAGAAATTGACATGGGAGCCATGGGTCAAATGGCCGCCATGGGATAAATCCATACCAAGGACTGTGTCTCCAGGATTCACCAAGGTGAAATATACGGACATGTTTGCCTGGCTGCCAGAATGGGGTTGGACATTAGCATATTCAGCATCAAAAAGTTGCTTGACGCGGTCTCTGGCAAGATTTTCAGCAGTATCTACGGCCTCACAACCACCATAGTATCGTTTCCCAGGATACCCCTCCGCATATTTATTTGTCATCACGCTGCCTGCTGCCTGTAAAACAGCTTTACTAACGAAATTTTCTGAAGCGATTAACTCTAAGGTTTCGTTTTCACGATCGCGTTCTGCCATAATTGCAGCGTATATGGCTGGATCAGACGTTTTTAGCTCATTCAGCATCTTGACCTCGAGAATTTTGCTCAATTTTGTTAAGTCTTATTGCATGTCTGTCACCCTCCCACTCTGTGGTTAACCAGACTGAGAGAATGCTTTTCATTGATTCTATAGATTGTGTTCTGGCACCCAGACAGAGGACATTTGCGTCATTGTGAAGTCGACTAAGTGTAGCCAACTCCTCATTGCAGCAGAGGGCTGCCCGAATGCCCTTATAACGATTTGCAGCTATGGACATACCAATACCAGTACCACATATCAATATCCCGCACTGAGCCTCACCGGATTGAACTTTTTGGCTTACCCTGGCAGCAAAGTCAGGATAATCAACAGAATCCAGATTGTGAGTCCCTTCATCGATGATATCATGCCCGATTGACTTGAGATAGTGAACCAGCTCGGTCTTTGCATCAAAAGCGGCATGATCACAACCAATGACAAGTTTCATAGCCGACCTATTTTAGCCTTTGGGAGCCGTGACACTACGTTTTAGCCAGGAATAACATTCCTTCCTGGGTTTAGCTTTACCGCCTTTAACGTATTCATCTCGATTGAAGAACCAGTCACCCTGTTGTGGAATACGAGCTTCTTTTAGAAAATCAATTTTATTGGCCGCTTTAAAATAGCCATTTGATTTTGCAGTTAAATAATCTTCGTACGCCATCATAAATACCAGTTTGTCATCAAAATCTGGAACAGAACCAGCACATGCTACACCCACGGCTTCAAATACAGAAGCACGGTTGGCATAGGTCTGACCATTTCTGGAATCCATTTTAATGGCTTTATCGGCCCATGACATGGCTGATTTGAGTTGGCCGTCCTCTATGTAAGCCTGTGTCATATCAAAGTAGATACGGACATCTTCAGGATTAGCAGTATTTAATTTTTGCAGCCAGCTGATAACTGTTTTTGTTTGACCCAATTCACGATATGCTTCAACAAGATCTTTCATGATGTTTGTCATACCTGGCGAAATAGTTAGAATACCTTCCAGAACTTTGATAGCGGTATCATTTTCACCATCATTTCGCAGTACTCGGACATAGTCCTGAGCATTGGAAATATTATCGGGATTCTTTCTATACTCTTCCTCAATGAAACCACGGACATCACCACCCTGAGCCTCTATGGATTCACGAACAATATTTCTCAAGTTTTTACTATCAGGGTTGGTAGCTAGAAGATGTTCGGCAATGTCTTTTGCTTCAGGATACATTCCAAATTTAATGTAGTCCTCTGCAAGTTCTTCACCCAATACAGAATCTTGAGGGAAAGCTGCATACATATCAACTTTAGCCTGTAGCAATGCGTCTTCATCATCCATCAATTTCAAGGTGA contains:
- the nrdR gene encoding transcriptional repressor NrdR, which codes for MNCPQCQQGDTRVIDSRHTQDGRAIRRRRECGSCSYRFTTYEYVETQPLLVIKSNQRREPFDREKILKSIAIACSKRPVNSTQMSQTVDLVIQDVNTFGSSEVHAKDVGELVMKHLKDLDEIAYVRFASVYRKFEDVKEFRAELDDI
- the rpiB gene encoding ribose 5-phosphate isomerase B; translated protein: MKLVIGCDHAAFDAKTELVHYLKSIGHDIIDEGTHNLDSVDYPDFAARVSQKVQSGEAQCGILICGTGIGMSIAANRYKGIRAALCCNEELATLSRLHNDANVLCLGARTQSIESMKSILSVWLTTEWEGDRHAIRLNKIEQNSRGQDAE
- a CDS encoding serine hydroxymethyltransferase, whose product is MLNELKTSDPAIYAAIMAERDRENETLELIASENFVSKAVLQAAGSVMTNKYAEGYPGKRYYGGCEAVDTAENLARDRVKQLFDAEYANVQPHSGSQANMSVYFTLVNPGDTVLGMDLSHGGHLTHGSHVNFSGKFYKIVAYGVNAETGYIDYDMVRDQAKKHGPKMIIAGGSAYPRHYDFKLFREIADEVGAFLMADVAHPAGLIAAGEHPSPMPHCHVVTSTTHKTLRGPRGGLVMMGKDFENSFGIVAPKSGRTKMMSELLDSTVMPGIQGGPLMHVIAAKAVAFGEALEPSFKTYAKQVISNAKALGLALHEYGFKLISGGTDNHLLLIDLTANNISGKKAERLLEDAGMTTNKNMVPFDQRSPLITSGIRIGTAALTTRGFKENEMKLIAGYINDVISDPDNESVNQSVRSKVQGLVKDFPHYQDVE